Sequence from the Microbacterium sp. AZCO genome:
CTCACGATCGCCGGCATCATCGCGCTCGTCGGGCTCTTCGGGGCCGCGATCGGCGCGATCGGCTCGTTGCGCGCGGCCCTGCGCACCCTCGCCGACGAACTCCACGACGACGTCTTCTGGATCTGGGTGATCGTCCGCAACCTCCTCCTCGCCCTCGCGATCGGCGGGGCGTTCGTCGTCACCGCCGCCGCGACGATGCTGGGCACCGCGTTCATCAACACCGTCACGAGCTGGCTGGGCGCGGGTTCCGGCGTGCTCGGCGACGTCAGCGTCGCGACGATGTCGATCGTCGTCGTCTTCCTCCTCGACGCGGGCATCGTCGCCCTCGCCTTCGTCTCGCTCAGCGGCGTCAAGGCGCGGCCGCGCACGCTGTGGGTCGGCGCCCTGCTCGGCGGCGTCGGGCTCACGGTGCTGCAGCAGCTCTCGAGCCTGTTCGTCCGCGGCGCCGGCGCCAACCCGCTGCTCGCCACGTTCGCGTCGCTCATCGCGATGCTGCTGTGGTTCAACCTCTCCGCGCAGGTGATCCTCATCGCGTCGACCTGGATCATCGTGGGCGTCGCCGACGACAGGGACCGCGTCCGCTCCAAGTACGGCGCCACCACCTTCGCCATGCGCCGCGTGCGGCGCGCCGAGAACTCCGTGCAGCTCGCGACGATCGAACTCGAGAAGGCGCGCGCCGACGAGGAGCGCGAACGGGAGGGCGCACATGCCTGAGACGGTTCCGGCCTATACGGCCGCACAGGTCCGCGACGCCGAGCGACCCCTCCTCTACGACGGACAGCCCCTCATGGACCGCGCCGCCGCGGCCCTCGCGCAGATCGTCCAGGCGCTCGTCGACGAGATCATCGACGAGCGTCCCGAAGAGCAGCCGCGCATCCTCGTGCTCGCGGGCAGCGGCGACAACGGCGGCGACGCCCTCCTCGCGGCGGCCGCCCTGCAGCGCGCCGACGTCGAGGTGCTCACGACCGGCACGCGGGTGCACGAGCACGGGCTCGCGACGGCCCTCGCCCAGGTCGCCGAGCTCGTCGAGCTCGCCGACCTCCGCGACGCCGGCACGGTCTGCGACCTCGTGCTCGACGGCATCCTGGGCATCGGCACAGCCGCCGATCCGGCCCTGCGCGGCACCGCCCGCGACGCCGTCTCGCTCCTTCTTCCGGCGGTTCGGGATGCCGCGACCCGCGTCGTCGCCGTCGACCTGCCGAGCGGGCTCCAGCCCGACGACGGCAGCACGGCCGACGACACGGTTCTGCCCGCGACCGTCACGGTGACCTTCGGAGCCGTCAAGGTCGGACTCACGGTCGGCCGCGGCCCCGAGCTGTCGGGAGAGCTCGTGCTCGTCGACCTCGGGCTGGGTGACGGGCTCGCGGACGTGCCGGCGGCGGGGGAGGCATCCATCTCCCGCGTCGTCGAGGGCTGACCCGACATCGACCCGGCCTAGCGGCGGTAGCGCTCCACGAAGGTGCGCAGGATGCGGACGGGGTGCGACACGGGCGCGCGCCGCACGGCGTCGAGGGTGAGCTGCAGCTCGTCCGACGCGAAGTAGCCGTGGTCGGCGTACGCGTGGATGCGCGTCGTGATGCCGTCGACGTCGAGCTCGGGGTGGAACGGCGTCGCATAGACGTTCTGCCCGACCCGGAACATCTGCACGGGCGACGTCGGCGACGACGCGAGCAGAACGGCGGTCGGCGGCAGCTCGCTGATGGCCTCCTTGTGCCCGACGAACGCCTCGAACGTGGGCGGCATCCCCGACAGCAGCGGGTCGGTGAGCCCCGCATCCGTCAGCGACACGGGCACAACGCTGATGGGCTCGGGATACCGGCGGTCGATCGTCGCGCCGAGGAACGTGCCCACGGTGCCGATGCCGTAGCAGGCGCCGAGGAAGGGGAAGTCGGCCGCGACCACCCGGTCGAGCAGCACCGCGAACTCCGCCTCGACCCGATGCTGCACGGCGGACTTCTTCTCCGGCGGATCCGACGCGTTGAACGGTCCGCCGCCCACGAAGATGCCGGACAGCTCGTCGAGATCGAGCTCGGGCATGGGGCCCGCCTCGAGCCGCACGCGCACCAGATCGCGCTCGTCGAGCCCCGTGTAGCGGAGGAAGAGGGCGTACTCCTCGTCGGCCGGCAGGTCCTCGGCCCGGGTCGCGAGCAGCACGAACGGTTTCACACCATCGAAGATAGAGGGGCCGCGGGAGACGGGTGTCAATGTTTCCCGCCTGCAAACTCTGCACAACGAGTGGCGCTCAGAATCGGCATCCCTCAGGAGAGATGGGTAGCGTGTCACCGTGCCCGCAGACAACACCGAGACTCGCACCGTTCATCCGCTCGGCGCGACGCATCCCCTCGCCCTCGCGCCCGTCACCTCGCCGACCGTGAGCGTCGACGGCTTCGTGCGCCAGTTCCTGCTCAATCTGAACTTCGACATCGGCGTGCCGCTGTCGAGGTCGAGCACCAACGACCAGTACCT
This genomic interval carries:
- a CDS encoding glutamine amidotransferase, coding for MKPFVLLATRAEDLPADEEYALFLRYTGLDERDLVRVRLEAGPMPELDLDELSGIFVGGGPFNASDPPEKKSAVQHRVEAEFAVLLDRVVAADFPFLGACYGIGTVGTFLGATIDRRYPEPISVVPVSLTDAGLTDPLLSGMPPTFEAFVGHKEAISELPPTAVLLASSPTSPVQMFRVGQNVYATPFHPELDVDGITTRIHAYADHGYFASDELQLTLDAVRRAPVSHPVRILRTFVERYRR
- a CDS encoding NAD(P)H-hydrate epimerase gives rise to the protein MPETVPAYTAAQVRDAERPLLYDGQPLMDRAAAALAQIVQALVDEIIDERPEEQPRILVLAGSGDNGGDALLAAAALQRADVEVLTTGTRVHEHGLATALAQVAELVELADLRDAGTVCDLVLDGILGIGTAADPALRGTARDAVSLLLPAVRDAATRVVAVDLPSGLQPDDGSTADDTVLPATVTVTFGAVKVGLTVGRGPELSGELVLVDLGLGDGLADVPAAGEASISRVVEG
- a CDS encoding YihY/virulence factor BrkB family protein, with the protein product MAETAAAPRRHNLIERVTAWALTLKPTRVWFHYVERRGFMLADSITYRTLFSVFAGVLLGFSFAALWLGDNPQAWQALIDAVDAAIPGLVGTGPDALIDVSQIQAPAGLTIAGIIALVGLFGAAIGAIGSLRAALRTLADELHDDVFWIWVIVRNLLLALAIGGAFVVTAAATMLGTAFINTVTSWLGAGSGVLGDVSVATMSIVVVFLLDAGIVALAFVSLSGVKARPRTLWVGALLGGVGLTVLQQLSSLFVRGAGANPLLATFASLIAMLLWFNLSAQVILIASTWIIVGVADDRDRVRSKYGATTFAMRRVRRAENSVQLATIELEKARADEEREREGAHA